In Aureibaculum algae, the following are encoded in one genomic region:
- a CDS encoding serine hydrolase domain-containing protein — MKKYIPVTLIALIVVLSSFMLVAKPESTKKETIEPLVTLATQTEEENPILIEQYPQVETKKVSHKLDSLLQRINKKQDFHGSLLVAKHGKILYDNYVGYADFKKKEPLNETSVFQLASVSKQFTAAAIMLLYERNQIQLTDTVNKYFPHFPYENITIKNLLNHTSGLPRYFWVAEHEWKQEKAPTNSEMMALLESSKAQRYFKPGRRFDYSNTGYFVLASIVEKVSGTSFSNFMKKNIFDPLDMKDSFVLSSENENSIENHLDGYRLQRGYRHLKINTTVNDAIVGDKNVYSSSKDLLKWTLGLNSGKLLSKESLSLMYSKGETIYGKEIPYGFGLRINTKDQNTIYHYGKWNGFRTGLTQYQKDDLVVIILEHTSYNSIASLNKKVKKIIIENFHS; from the coding sequence TTGAAAAAATATATTCCAGTTACATTGATAGCACTAATAGTTGTTTTGAGCAGCTTTATGTTGGTTGCTAAGCCTGAATCTACCAAGAAAGAAACAATTGAGCCGTTAGTAACATTAGCGACTCAAACCGAAGAGGAAAATCCCATTTTAATAGAGCAGTATCCTCAGGTGGAAACGAAAAAAGTGAGCCATAAATTAGACTCTTTGTTACAGCGTATTAATAAAAAACAAGATTTTCACGGATCATTATTAGTCGCAAAGCATGGGAAAATACTATATGATAATTATGTGGGTTATGCAGATTTTAAAAAGAAAGAGCCCTTAAATGAAACGTCTGTATTTCAATTGGCCTCAGTAAGTAAACAATTCACTGCAGCCGCTATTATGTTATTATACGAGCGGAATCAAATTCAACTTACTGATACAGTAAATAAGTATTTTCCGCACTTCCCTTATGAAAATATAACTATTAAAAACCTACTAAATCATACTTCTGGGTTGCCGAGATATTTTTGGGTTGCAGAGCATGAATGGAAACAAGAAAAAGCACCGACGAACAGTGAAATGATGGCGTTGCTCGAATCTAGTAAAGCACAACGATATTTTAAACCAGGGCGAAGATTTGATTATTCTAATACGGGTTATTTTGTATTGGCATCTATAGTTGAGAAAGTTTCAGGTACTAGTTTTAGTAACTTTATGAAAAAGAATATTTTTGATCCGCTAGATATGAAAGATTCTTTTGTTCTTAGTTCTGAAAACGAAAATAGCATTGAAAACCATTTGGACGGATATAGATTGCAAAGAGGTTATAGGCATCTAAAAATTAATACTACAGTTAATGATGCCATTGTAGGTGATAAAAATGTGTATTCCTCTAGTAAAGATTTGTTGAAGTGGACACTTGGACTAAATAGCGGAAAACTACTTTCAAAAGAATCTTTGAGCCTTATGTATTCTAAAGGAGAAACGATCTACGGAAAAGAAATTCCATACGGTTTCGGTTTGCGGATTAATACCAAAGACCAAAACACTATTTATCATTACGGTAAATGGAATGGTTTTAGAACGGGGCTTACGCAATATCAGAAAGACGATTTGGTAGTTATTATTTTAGAACACACCAGTTATAACTCTATTGCATCATTGAACAAAAAAGTAAAGAAAATTATTATTGAAAATTTTCATTCTTAA
- a CDS encoding DUF58 domain-containing protein: protein MSVNEAKNITGIKNLELLANQVVEGFITGIHKSPFHGFSVEFAEHRLYNKGESTKHIDWKLFAKTDKLFVKRYEEETNLRCQLIIDNSASMHYPQLKNSGLEQLNKIGFSVVASAALLEILKRQRDAYGLSVYSDVNEYYAPAKGSERHRRMLLNQLELLLEQEAKTKTKTFTALHEIADKIHRRSLIFLFTDMFQSDIEEESLFEALRHLKYNKHEVVLFHTFDGKKELDFDFSNTPKRFVDVETGEHINLYADTVKEGYKDIVEKYFNNLKMKCMQYKIDYVPVDINEGFEQVLTTYLVSRKKFL, encoded by the coding sequence ATGTCAGTTAATGAAGCAAAAAATATAACCGGAATAAAGAACTTAGAGCTGCTTGCTAATCAAGTGGTAGAAGGTTTTATTACCGGTATACATAAAAGCCCATTTCATGGGTTCTCGGTTGAGTTTGCAGAACATCGCTTATATAATAAAGGAGAAAGTACCAAACATATAGACTGGAAATTATTTGCAAAAACGGATAAGCTATTTGTAAAAAGGTACGAAGAAGAAACAAATCTAAGATGTCAGTTGATCATAGATAATTCTGCTTCGATGCATTATCCTCAATTGAAAAATTCAGGATTAGAGCAGTTGAATAAAATTGGGTTTTCAGTGGTAGCTTCAGCGGCCTTATTAGAGATTCTAAAGCGTCAACGTGATGCTTATGGGTTAAGTGTCTATTCTGATGTAAATGAATATTACGCTCCAGCTAAGGGGAGTGAACGCCATAGGCGAATGTTATTGAATCAGCTCGAATTATTACTTGAGCAAGAGGCAAAGACCAAAACAAAGACATTTACAGCATTGCATGAGATTGCAGACAAAATTCATAGACGCTCTTTAATTTTCTTATTTACTGACATGTTTCAGTCAGATATAGAAGAAGAGAGTTTATTCGAAGCATTGCGTCATTTAAAGTATAATAAGCACGAAGTAGTACTGTTTCATACGTTTGACGGTAAAAAGGAGCTAGATTTCGATTTTAGCAATACTCCAAAAAGATTTGTTGATGTAGAAACAGGAGAACATATTAACTTATATGCCGATACAGTAAAGGAAGGGTATAAGGATATTGTTGAAAAATATTTTAATAATCTGAAAATGAAATGTATGCAATATAAAATTGACTATGTTCCAGTAGATATTAATGAGGGTTTTGAACAGGTACTTACTACGTATTTAGTCAGTAGAAAAAAGTTTTTATAA
- the trxA gene encoding thioredoxin, producing the protein MAIEVTDATFLDVVLKSEKPVLVDFWAAWCGPCRMLAPTVEELSTDFEGKAVVVKVDVDANQEFAAKYGVRNIPTILIFKGGEVVDKQVGVAPKATYTEKLEALV; encoded by the coding sequence ATGGCAATAGAAGTTACAGATGCTACCTTTTTGGATGTAGTATTAAAATCAGAAAAACCTGTTTTAGTAGATTTTTGGGCAGCATGGTGTGGCCCTTGTAGAATGTTAGCTCCAACAGTAGAAGAATTAAGTACCGATTTTGAAGGCAAAGCAGTTGTTGTAAAAGTTGATGTTGATGCAAATCAAGAATTTGCGGCTAAATACGGTGTTAGAAATATACCTACTATCTTAATATTTAAAGGTGGTGAAGTGGTTGATAAACAAGTTGGTGTAGCACCAAAAGCAACATACACTGAAAAATTAGAAGCTTTAGTATAA